The Chryseobacterium geocarposphaerae genome window below encodes:
- a CDS encoding DUF1003 domain-containing protein has protein sequence MKKYNERAEFLEKIANGITWWIGSIPSLIVHTLFFIISFLLPILNIVEFDKMLLILTTVVSLEAIYLAIFIQMSVNKSHEKIEDIQEDIEDIQEDIEEISEDIEEINEDIEDIQEDIEEINEDEDEEDHSERAKAVMLKSNVNSNKNEIKSLKDKIQELQNMIDELKKD, from the coding sequence ATGAAAAAATATAATGAAAGAGCAGAGTTTTTAGAGAAAATTGCTAACGGAATCACTTGGTGGATCGGTTCTATTCCGTCCCTTATTGTACATACCTTATTTTTTATTATTTCATTTCTCCTTCCTATATTAAATATTGTAGAATTTGATAAAATGCTTCTTATTCTTACTACGGTTGTTTCTTTAGAAGCCATTTATCTTGCGATTTTCATTCAAATGTCGGTGAATAAGAGTCACGAAAAAATAGAAGATATTCAGGAAGATATTGAAGATATCCAGGAAGATATAGAAGAGATCAGTGAGGATATTGAGGAAATTAATGAAGATATCGAAGATATTCAGGAAGATATTGAAGAAATTAATGAAGATGAGGACGAAGAGGATCATAGTGAAAGAGCAAAAGCAGTAATGCTGAAGAGCAATGTCAATTCAAACAAAAATGAGATTAAATCTTTAAAAGATAAAATACAGGAGCTTCAGAATATGATTGATGAGCTTAAAAAAGATTAA
- a CDS encoding ribonuclease Z codes for MSTYLTILGFNSAIPTVNTSPTAQLLEMEERNFLIDCGEGTQVQLRKAKARFSKINHIFISHLHGDHCFGLPGLIASFRLLGRENPLHVYGPKGIKNMLETIFSITETHRGFEVVYHELDKTVSEKIYEDNRVEVYTIPLDHRIYCNGYLFKEKPKERHLNMKEIAKYSEIETCDYHNIKAGKDFVLSDGYVLKNEILTIDPAPSVSYAFCSDTRYLESVIPIIKNVTVLYHESTFLHDLKEMADYTGHSTALEAATIAQKADVGKLILGHFSNRYGDLTVFTDEARTVFANSFLPKALETVKI; via the coding sequence TTGAGTACTTATTTAACAATATTAGGTTTTAATTCTGCAATACCTACGGTGAATACTTCACCTACTGCCCAGTTGCTGGAAATGGAAGAAAGAAATTTCCTGATCGATTGTGGTGAAGGTACACAGGTACAGCTCAGAAAAGCTAAAGCCAGATTTTCAAAGATCAATCATATATTCATTTCCCATCTTCACGGTGATCACTGTTTCGGTTTGCCCGGGCTTATTGCTTCTTTTCGCCTATTGGGAAGGGAAAATCCGTTGCATGTATATGGTCCTAAAGGAATCAAAAATATGCTGGAAACCATCTTTTCAATTACAGAAACCCATAGAGGATTTGAAGTGGTTTATCATGAACTTGATAAGACAGTTTCTGAGAAGATTTATGAGGACAATAGAGTAGAAGTATATACTATTCCGCTGGATCACAGAATTTACTGTAATGGTTATCTTTTTAAGGAAAAACCTAAGGAACGCCATCTTAATATGAAAGAGATTGCAAAATACAGTGAGATCGAAACATGCGACTATCACAATATAAAAGCTGGAAAAGACTTTGTCCTGAGTGATGGATATGTGTTGAAAAATGAAATTCTGACTATTGATCCGGCTCCGTCTGTTTCGTATGCTTTTTGCAGTGATACAAGATATCTGGAAAGTGTCATTCCTATTATTAAAAATGTAACGGTTTTGTATCACGAGTCTACATTCCTGCATGATTTAAAGGAAATGGCTGATTATACAGGACACTCAACGGCTCTGGAAGCGGCAACCATTGCTCAGAAAGCCGATGTTGGAAAGCTGATCTTAGGACATTTTTCTAACCGATACGGAGATCTGACTGTATTTACAGATGAAGCAAGAACAGTTTTTGCCAATTCATTTTTACCAAAAGCTTTGGAAACAGTGAAAATTTAA
- a CDS encoding TIGR02757 family protein: MKLSFEELKSFLDEKADQYNHVDFIENDPIQIPHRFSLKQDIEIAGFLAATISWGNRKSIIKSAEKMLDIMGNSPYDFVLNHSEKDLKTLQDKSIHRTFNGEDFGYFIKQFHRIYKENENLEDLFKTNDAEFNFQHGIERFRQNFLGAEKHRSHKHVSSPYKNSSAKRIIMFLRWMVRKDKRGVDFGIWQNVDQKFLSIPLDVHTGNMSRKLGLVTRTQNDWKTVEEMDFAIRKFDDKDPAKYDFALFGLGVTKELI, encoded by the coding sequence ATGAAGTTGAGTTTTGAAGAACTGAAAAGTTTTCTCGATGAAAAAGCAGATCAATATAATCATGTTGATTTTATTGAAAATGATCCCATTCAGATTCCGCATCGTTTTTCTTTGAAGCAGGATATTGAAATTGCGGGTTTTCTTGCGGCCACGATCTCTTGGGGAAACAGAAAATCTATTATTAAATCAGCTGAAAAAATGCTGGATATCATGGGGAATTCTCCTTATGACTTTGTATTGAATCATTCTGAAAAAGATTTAAAAACTCTTCAGGATAAAAGTATTCATCGTACCTTTAATGGAGAAGATTTTGGATATTTTATAAAGCAGTTCCATAGAATTTATAAGGAAAACGAAAACCTGGAAGATTTATTTAAAACCAATGATGCTGAATTTAATTTTCAACACGGGATCGAAAGATTCCGGCAAAATTTTTTAGGAGCTGAAAAGCACAGAAGCCATAAGCATGTAAGTTCACCCTATAAAAATTCATCTGCAAAAAGAATTATTATGTTTTTAAGGTGGATGGTCCGAAAGGACAAACGTGGGGTAGACTTCGGGATCTGGCAAAATGTGGATCAGAAATTCCTATCCATTCCTTTAGATGTGCATACCGGAAATATGTCCAGAAAATTAGGTTTGGTGACAAGAACACAAAATGATTGGAAAACAGTAGAAGAAATGGATTTTGCCATCCGTAAGTTTGATGATAAAGATCCTGCAAAATATGATTTCGCGTTATTCGGACTAGGGGTTACAAAAGAATTAATATAA
- a CDS encoding choice-of-anchor L domain-containing protein, with protein sequence MLNYRLKNYFKISFVLFFFFSIISYAQKRIPNAKEKTPINAKAGDYIDVNVAPYPESNYTITQLVNDVLVGNSGGCSGSNISNVSVSPNQPLSNNNRFWGYFNKATSNFPFAKGIVLSTGFARRAGNVLEGGVLSDSNGGGSDADLIAATGVTTSINNAGVLEFDFVPTSNQMKFNYIFASEEYTGSYPCPPLQYDDAFALLLKPNTPGATYTNLAILPGGAGPVSVPNILPASFSCGPINGQYFGSLSPNATNFNGITAKLTAVATVVPGQSYHIKMVIADARDSIYNSAVFLEAGSFDIGIKLVDSNGVALPASMNVCDNAPQTLVAQVSGVTGATYQWYKDGVLIPGATSATYIATSPGVYTVKVIIPGNTCPVEAKVTIVGGITPTAQNATLKLCTTPAVSTFNLNDAKPMISTTAGAVFRFYVNQADAVAQNGSYIPDASLASYNGTDGQVLYVVVSNGGFCSKMVTLTLKKEATPVAQLVATKTKICLGESVTLTASNGVTYQWVSGLTGTNPVQTVSPKQTTTYSVYAIGAQGCKSLQPATVTVEVVPALASNLSGGMICQGDQITLDAGAGPNYTYLWNTGATTQTISVATPGTYSVIIDNGVCTNIYKTEVIRAIVPEIIKVDYNEDGTLIVTASNPSNGPLEYSADNGVTWQNSNVFTKIPNNTVVSIRVRVKKTSCVGVLEYFTFIMKNVITPNGDNVNDMIDFRGISKYNSFKAVISDRYGREVYKSEKVRPYWDGLFQGKKLPTGSYWYQVTFEDPATKQIVVKTGWILLKNIE encoded by the coding sequence ATGTTAAATTATAGATTGAAAAATTACTTTAAGATTAGTTTCGTTCTGTTTTTCTTTTTTAGCATTATTTCTTATGCTCAGAAGAGGATTCCTAACGCAAAAGAAAAAACTCCGATTAATGCTAAAGCAGGGGATTACATTGATGTGAATGTAGCACCTTATCCGGAAAGTAATTATACGATTACACAATTAGTGAATGATGTATTGGTAGGGAATTCCGGAGGATGTTCGGGATCTAATATTTCTAACGTTTCGGTAAGCCCGAATCAGCCGCTTTCCAATAATAACCGATTTTGGGGATACTTTAATAAAGCAACCTCAAATTTCCCTTTTGCTAAAGGAATTGTTTTGTCAACAGGTTTTGCCAGAAGAGCAGGGAATGTCTTGGAAGGTGGGGTGTTGAGTGACTCAAATGGAGGTGGTAGTGATGCGGATCTTATTGCTGCGACTGGTGTAACAACATCAATTAATAATGCCGGGGTTTTGGAATTTGACTTTGTGCCTACCAGTAATCAGATGAAGTTTAACTATATTTTTGCTTCAGAAGAATATACAGGCAGTTATCCTTGTCCCCCTCTTCAGTATGACGACGCCTTTGCTTTATTGTTGAAGCCTAATACACCTGGTGCAACATATACAAACTTAGCAATTTTACCAGGAGGTGCAGGGCCTGTTTCTGTTCCTAATATTCTTCCTGCAAGTTTCTCTTGTGGACCTATTAATGGACAATATTTTGGTTCTCTGTCTCCTAATGCGACTAATTTTAACGGTATTACTGCAAAACTTACAGCGGTAGCAACAGTAGTTCCGGGGCAATCTTATCATATAAAAATGGTAATAGCAGATGCTCGTGATAGTATCTATAACTCTGCCGTGTTTCTTGAGGCAGGATCTTTTGATATAGGTATTAAGCTGGTTGATAGTAACGGAGTGGCTTTGCCTGCAAGTATGAACGTGTGTGATAATGCACCTCAGACTTTGGTGGCTCAGGTTTCTGGTGTTACTGGAGCTACTTATCAATGGTATAAAGATGGAGTATTAATACCAGGTGCAACAAGTGCAACTTATATTGCAACATCGCCTGGAGTTTATACAGTTAAAGTGATTATTCCTGGAAATACCTGTCCGGTTGAAGCAAAAGTAACGATTGTGGGAGGGATAACTCCAACAGCACAAAATGCAACGTTGAAACTTTGTACGACACCGGCTGTAAGTACGTTTAATTTAAATGATGCTAAGCCTATGATAAGTACAACAGCAGGTGCGGTTTTTAGATTTTATGTAAATCAGGCAGATGCGGTAGCTCAGAATGGAAGTTATATTCCTGATGCAAGTTTGGCAAGTTATAACGGAACAGATGGGCAAGTCCTATATGTTGTAGTTTCAAACGGAGGTTTCTGTAGTAAAATGGTTACCTTAACATTGAAAAAAGAAGCTACGCCTGTTGCTCAGCTAGTGGCTACAAAAACAAAAATATGTTTGGGAGAATCAGTTACTTTAACAGCTTCTAACGGGGTGACTTACCAGTGGGTGAGTGGTTTAACAGGAACGAACCCGGTACAAACCGTTTCTCCAAAGCAGACCACAACATATTCTGTTTATGCAATTGGAGCGCAGGGATGTAAATCATTACAACCGGCTACTGTTACAGTAGAAGTGGTTCCGGCCCTTGCTTCCAACTTGTCTGGAGGAATGATCTGTCAAGGTGATCAAATTACACTGGATGCGGGTGCAGGTCCTAATTATACTTATCTATGGAATACCGGAGCTACGACACAAACGATTTCCGTAGCAACACCGGGAACATACTCTGTGATCATAGATAATGGCGTTTGTACAAACATCTATAAGACAGAAGTTATTAGAGCAATTGTTCCTGAAATTATAAAAGTAGACTATAATGAAGACGGAACTTTGATTGTTACGGCTAGTAATCCAAGCAACGGACCGTTGGAATATTCTGCTGATAATGGTGTGACTTGGCAAAACTCTAATGTCTTTACTAAGATTCCAAACAATACGGTTGTTTCTATTCGGGTAAGAGTTAAAAAAACAAGTTGTGTAGGAGTTTTAGAGTATTTTACCTTTATCATGAAAAATGTGATTACTCCAAACGGAGATAATGTGAATGATATGATTGATTTCAGAGGTATAAGTAAATACAATAGTTTTAAAGCTGTAATTTCCGACAGATACGGAAGAGAAGTTTACAAATCCGAAAAAGTACGTCCATATTGGGATGGTTTGTTCCAGGGTAAAAAACTTCCTACAGGTTCTTACTGGTATCAGGTGACTTTTGAAGATCCTGCAACCAAACAGATTGTTGTAAAAACAGGTTGGATTCTACTGAAAAATATTGAATAA
- a CDS encoding choice-of-anchor L domain-containing protein produces the protein MLNTRTRSLFFALFLVLVSNNFMFSQKKGRTGITTMPTSQSMKSGAFIDVNTSTYPESSYDIAQLIKDVLIKGGTACTNANITNVTVSPNLSASNQNRTWGFFNKGTTAFPFTKGIVLSTGYARNAGNSFISGTLSNTFSTTGDTDLSTALGVVNNFNDATYIEFDFVPTANEVTFRYIFASEEYFDDYPCNFTDGFALLLKPNTPGSTYTNMAVLPGTAGPVSVTNIRPANKFSGGALVCGPLNASYFAGYNTAGIETNFNGRTIPLTAKATVTPGQSYHFKMVLADWDDGSYDSSVFLEAGSFDIGVQILDPAGVQLPASINVCDNQPQTFNASVQNANATYQWYLNNNIIPGATSSSYTATLPGVYKVEVLVPGNTCPGTATITIVGGTSPTVQNATLTACYAAGNVSYDLTSAQSSISTTAGVTFSYYLNQADANAGNASTIPNPTTFSSAGGQTIYVLVKNGFCSKVAQLQLVKAPQITATIAPPPTLTCATPQVTLNASASTYPTGSTFAWTTTGGTIVSGANTLSPVVSAAGVYTLTISNTFAPDNVTCTSVANVTVTGNSAPPTTTLTASKVLICSGESVTLTASGGATYTWTGLPGTGNTQVVTPTTTTTYTVNAIGANGCASQTPATITIEVTQPITVQNATLIKCYEPGNVTYDLTSAQTQITSTMTGVTFAYYINLADANAGNGNTIAVPTAFPSAGNQTIYVLVKNGGCSYVVNLLLLKTPTTTLTIAAPQNITCTVSQITLNASSSVIPTGSTVAWTTTGGTIVSGANTLTPVVSAGGVYTLTVSNTSQPGNLNCTYTANVTVTENKVAPVATLTSSVAQICSGESLTLTAGGGATYNWGNGLTGNGSTQTVSPTSTTTYTVYAVGANGCISQNQASVTVVVGPPTAGISASKSKICAGEPVTLLATGGITYNWVGLTGTGNTQVVTPTTTTTYSVYALGGNGCSSVNPATITIEVVPAIVSTLQDVYACAGDSGIFDAGAGPNYTYLWSNGVTTQTMTTNIPGTYTVEISNGTCSKIFTAHLYNPNLPQFTNVVYDNGTFTLSATNPTGGVLEYSIDGGVTWQASNIFYNVLKNTNYNLRVRIKDAKCSTPLEFFTFVVNNAITPNQDGINDKVDFSGISNYNNFAASIFDRYGAEVFKANKSNTVWNGNIKNMNVPTGTYWYRVQWENPASKKLEQRSGWILLKNRN, from the coding sequence ATGTTAAATACGAGGACAAGAAGTCTATTTTTTGCTTTGTTTTTAGTGCTTGTAAGTAATAATTTTATGTTTTCTCAAAAAAAAGGGAGAACAGGAATTACAACCATGCCTACTTCCCAAAGTATGAAATCAGGGGCTTTTATTGATGTAAATACAAGTACTTACCCTGAATCAAGCTATGATATTGCCCAGCTAATAAAAGATGTACTTATAAAAGGAGGAACAGCATGTACTAATGCTAATATAACAAATGTTACTGTCTCTCCAAACCTATCTGCTTCTAATCAAAATAGGACATGGGGGTTTTTTAATAAAGGAACTACCGCTTTTCCTTTTACAAAAGGAATTGTATTATCTACAGGATATGCAAGAAATGCAGGTAACTCTTTTATTTCGGGTACTTTAAGTAATACTTTTTCTACAACAGGAGATACAGATTTATCTACGGCTTTAGGAGTAGTTAATAATTTTAATGATGCCACCTATATAGAATTTGACTTTGTGCCAACTGCTAATGAAGTTACATTCAGATATATTTTCGCTTCCGAAGAATATTTCGATGACTATCCGTGTAATTTTACGGATGGTTTTGCTTTATTACTGAAGCCTAATACTCCTGGATCTACCTATACGAATATGGCCGTCTTGCCGGGAACAGCGGGTCCGGTAAGTGTAACGAATATCCGGCCTGCTAATAAATTTAGTGGAGGAGCGTTAGTTTGTGGACCTTTAAATGCATCCTATTTTGCAGGATATAATACAGCTGGGATAGAAACAAACTTTAACGGAAGAACAATTCCTTTAACAGCAAAAGCTACCGTAACTCCGGGACAATCCTATCATTTTAAAATGGTACTGGCGGACTGGGATGATGGCTCATACGATTCATCAGTTTTCCTGGAGGCAGGATCATTCGATATAGGAGTACAAATTTTAGATCCTGCCGGTGTACAGCTGCCTGCTTCTATTAATGTTTGTGATAATCAGCCGCAAACGTTCAATGCTTCTGTTCAGAATGCCAATGCAACTTATCAATGGTATTTAAATAATAATATTATTCCGGGTGCTACTTCAAGCTCTTATACGGCGACATTACCGGGAGTATATAAAGTAGAGGTTTTGGTACCTGGAAATACATGTCCGGGAACAGCAACTATTACCATTGTGGGCGGAACTTCACCAACCGTTCAGAATGCTACTTTAACCGCCTGTTATGCTGCAGGAAATGTATCTTATGATTTGACTTCGGCTCAATCGTCAATCAGTACAACGGCTGGAGTCACTTTTTCATACTATCTTAATCAGGCAGATGCAAATGCAGGAAATGCGAGTACAATACCTAATCCTACAACTTTTTCAAGCGCAGGAGGACAAACGATCTATGTCTTGGTTAAAAATGGCTTCTGTTCTAAAGTAGCCCAATTACAATTGGTCAAAGCTCCCCAGATAACGGCTACCATTGCTCCGCCTCCAACATTAACTTGTGCTACCCCTCAGGTTACTTTAAATGCTTCGGCATCTACCTATCCTACAGGATCAACTTTTGCATGGACAACTACTGGGGGAACTATAGTTTCAGGTGCTAATACTTTATCTCCGGTTGTAAGTGCAGCGGGAGTTTATACCCTGACTATCTCCAATACTTTTGCTCCGGATAATGTGACATGTACTTCCGTTGCTAATGTAACCGTAACAGGAAACAGCGCGCCGCCTACAACCACTTTAACGGCGTCAAAAGTGTTAATTTGCTCTGGTGAAAGTGTAACTTTAACGGCTTCGGGAGGAGCAACTTACACGTGGACAGGTTTGCCAGGAACTGGAAATACTCAGGTTGTAACTCCTACAACTACCACTACCTATACGGTAAATGCGATTGGTGCCAATGGATGTGCGTCACAAACTCCGGCAACCATTACCATTGAAGTGACCCAGCCGATAACGGTGCAAAATGCTACTTTAATTAAATGTTACGAGCCTGGAAATGTTACTTATGATCTAACTTCTGCACAGACTCAGATAACATCTACGATGACAGGAGTTACTTTTGCTTATTATATAAACCTGGCTGATGCGAATGCAGGGAATGGAAATACTATCGCTGTTCCTACTGCCTTCCCAAGCGCAGGAAATCAGACGATTTATGTGTTGGTTAAAAATGGAGGATGTAGTTATGTAGTCAATTTATTGCTGTTAAAAACTCCAACAACTACTTTAACGATTGCAGCTCCCCAGAATATTACATGTACCGTATCGCAAATAACTTTAAATGCTTCATCTTCAGTTATTCCTACGGGATCTACTGTTGCATGGACGACTACAGGGGGGACTATTGTTTCAGGAGCAAATACTTTAACTCCGGTTGTGAGCGCAGGTGGAGTATATACTTTAACCGTTTCGAACACGTCACAGCCAGGAAATTTAAATTGTACTTATACGGCAAATGTTACCGTAACAGAAAATAAGGTTGCCCCTGTTGCAACTTTGACATCGTCTGTAGCTCAAATATGTTCGGGTGAATCTCTTACTCTTACTGCCGGTGGTGGAGCAACATATAATTGGGGGAATGGTCTTACAGGAAATGGAAGTACTCAAACTGTTTCACCAACCTCCACTACAACTTATACGGTATATGCAGTGGGAGCAAACGGATGTATCTCTCAGAACCAGGCTTCTGTGACTGTGGTGGTGGGGCCTCCTACAGCGGGAATCTCAGCCTCCAAATCTAAAATATGTGCCGGAGAGCCAGTTACTCTATTGGCGACAGGAGGTATTACTTATAATTGGGTAGGTTTAACAGGAACTGGAAATACTCAGGTAGTTACCCCTACAACTACTACAACATACTCTGTATATGCTTTGGGAGGAAACGGGTGTTCATCTGTTAATCCGGCTACAATAACTATAGAAGTAGTTCCTGCTATTGTTTCAACATTACAAGATGTATATGCTTGTGCCGGAGATTCCGGTATTTTTGATGCAGGAGCCGGTCCGAACTATACCTATTTGTGGAGTAATGGAGTGACTACTCAAACTATGACAACGAATATTCCGGGTACCTATACCGTTGAAATTAGCAATGGTACTTGTTCAAAAATATTTACGGCTCATCTGTATAATCCTAATTTACCTCAATTTACTAATGTTGTATATGATAACGGAACTTTTACTTTATCTGCAACAAATCCTACAGGAGGTGTATTAGAGTATTCTATTGACGGAGGTGTGACTTGGCAGGCTTCAAATATATTTTATAACGTTTTAAAGAATACAAACTACAATTTAAGAGTAAGAATAAAAGATGCAAAATGTAGTACACCTTTAGAGTTCTTTACTTTTGTCGTTAATAATGCCATTACTCCAAATCAGGATGGAATAAATGACAAGGTTGATTTTTCAGGTATAAGCAATTACAATAATTTTGCCGCATCTATTTTTGACAGGTACGGGGCAGAAGTCTTTAAAGCAAATAAATCTAATACAGTTTGGAACGGAAATATTAAAAATATGAACGTTCCGACTGGAACATACTGGTATAGAGTGCAATGGGAAAATCCGGCAAGTAAAAAGCTGGAGCAGCGAAGCGGCTGGATTTTACTTAAAAATAGAAACTAG
- the rdgB gene encoding RdgB/HAM1 family non-canonical purine NTP pyrophosphatase, which translates to MELLVATHNIHKKDEIQQILGNEFVVKSLTDYDIHDEIVEDGDSFNANALIKAKYCFEKTGIPSLGDDSGLVVESLDGRPGIFSARYAGDHDFAKNIEKVLSEMEGIENRKAYFITVLCYYDGNGAQYFDGRVHGNLLTENKGFKGFGYDPIFVPEEYNITFAEMEPEAKNKISHRKQALDLFLDFLKVKK; encoded by the coding sequence ATGGAATTATTAGTAGCAACACACAACATACATAAAAAGGATGAAATCCAGCAAATTTTAGGAAATGAGTTTGTAGTAAAAAGTCTTACGGATTATGATATTCATGATGAAATTGTAGAAGACGGGGATTCTTTCAATGCCAATGCACTGATTAAAGCTAAATATTGTTTCGAAAAAACAGGAATTCCGAGTTTGGGAGACGACAGCGGTTTGGTGGTTGAATCTTTGGATGGCAGACCCGGAATTTTTTCCGCACGTTATGCAGGAGATCATGATTTTGCGAAAAATATTGAGAAAGTGTTGAGTGAAATGGAAGGTATTGAAAACCGAAAAGCCTACTTCATCACGGTTTTATGCTATTATGACGGAAACGGTGCTCAGTATTTTGACGGAAGGGTGCATGGAAATCTGCTGACGGAAAATAAAGGATTCAAAGGTTTCGGATATGATCCTATTTTTGTGCCTGAAGAATACAATATAACATTCGCTGAAATGGAACCGGAAGCTAAAAATAAAATCAGCCACAGAAAGCAGGCACTTGATTTGTTTTTGGATTTTCTGAAAGTGAAAAAATAA